Genomic DNA from Solanum dulcamara chromosome 4, daSolDulc1.2, whole genome shotgun sequence:
CTTTAACACGCAAGGCGCCTCTATAGTTGAATTCCTAAAATCGCCCTATTATGTAATAATTTGGTATGTATTTCCGTGGAAAACGTTTtccttcgtaccaaacacacccaaTGTCATCCAATCCGTGATTCTCCATGCATCTAAAACTACAATAGCTCATATTGGTCTAAGGAACAACTACAAATTGATCAATACTATCACAGCAGAACAGAACAACCAGAGCACTAAAATCAGTCCCATTAAAACAAGAGTTCAAAATAAGCCAATCATTTTATAATCACACCTAAATTCCAGATAGGTTCGAGTTGATTATATGAATCCTTTGTAACAATCAGCAGATTTACTAGAATTAATACTATTTTAACGGAAACAACTTTTCTACCCTACAAATTGTAGAGGTAAGGTTGGTGTACATTCTACCTTATCCAGACAGGGGAAGATCTAGAAGGTTGTTAGGGAGTTCACCCGAAGCCCCTCAGCAAAATGACCGTATATATAaggtaatttttttcttatatatattgaATCCCCTAAACACAAGACGAGAGACGGGCTTAGTGATTTATGAGTTCAAAATTCACCTTGAAGTTTCAAATTTGAACTCCATGCACTATATCGGCCACTGTGACTCTAGACCCACTTATCGATTATACTAGATATATTGTTGTCATCCTTAGTGTTAGTTGTCAACCTACCACAATTTTGTTGTAATTGGCTATATTTTACATAAGTAAAGTTTGGATCAAGCAAATATTCTTcaggagaaaaaaaaaggaaaaagaagtgATAAAGCTACTaaagagaaataattatttttatctatgaCAATAAACAACacaaagtgaaaaaaataattaaggcaaataaaagagaaagatgGCTAACTTGCTTTCTTGGATTTCCTGGTATGAGCTCAACTTGATGACTGTGTTATTTTTTCCCTACTTTTTATCTTTGTTAGGAAACACCATCGTGCATATCAAATATGAGGTGTGATTCCCACTTTATAATTTCCTCCCCAATTTACCCTTCCCCCACCCACCCACACCATGAAAAGAAATTGGAGATGGaattttatttcaataaaaaatattttaaaattaatttaaacaaaaaaaaatatcttaagaGTAaactaattatattatattttcctATATTAACGATAATTagctttaaaaaattataataaaaaatgtaaGCATAACTACAAAGGAGGTAAGTTAGATTAGGTACGTGGTGATTGTGTAGATTAGCATTGGCTCAACATTGTTTTTAGAAAACgttcaaatatgtcatcgaactttgagaaaaagatttatttatgttattagttAAAAAATTGGCTTATTTGTGccattgaatttgagaaaagactcattcATGCCATTATTTCTTAACTCTATTttgcaaaattaatttttacacGTGGCCAATTATAATTCGATCacgtcattttttattttttaaaaataagattcTAAAATCACTTgtggaattaaaaaaatattcccaaaaaaaatgaaaattagtcccaaaattttaaaaatttgtttTGCTTCATGTTTTTACTATTGTTTTTGACACTAGATCCTTGTTCCCTAGTGTCttttgagtctatgttcaaaatttcaactgaCTTGAAGTTGTGGACATTGTTTTATCATTAAAGAACGTTGAGgttttgaaactttgaagaaatttcaaGTGAGTCTTGTTGAGTTAGGTTGAATTCGAACTCaaaagatattgagttttggTATCTAGCTCGGAGCAATGCTACTCTtaaaatttgaggtgatttcatGAAGAATTGAGgaagttgaaaatttgagaGTTCTTGATGTTTTTCATGTGTTCTTGGTGTTATTGAGGAAGAAAGAGCAAAAATAGTACATTTGATCCAAAACTCTAACTGAAAAGTGTTGAAAATTGTTTCAGGTCTTGTTGAGTtagcttgaatttttttttttaaaaaaaaaataatgtcatGACTGAATTATAATTGGTCACgtgtaaaaataattttgaatagaagaaaatgatacattttcagatttctaatgtataaaaataaagatattgtATGTATAAAAATGGAAATCTCTAATAAAAGAGGacataaaattaaaagtaaatttgTAAAGGGATAATAAATCAGATCTCATCTTCCAAAATTGAGATATTTGTAGTTTTCGAGAACAATTACTACTAAGAATAAATTGGGAGAAAATATTGTCTTAAACTTTTGAAATGACAAATAATGGAGAGTATAAATAAAATGTAATAATCAAAAAGctcttattaatatttttttaaaaaaacgtaTACAACAAAAACACGATAACTAATATGGATCGAAGAGAGTAATGAGTTAATTAACGTGTTTAATCGTTCATCCTATCGTTGATTAATCAAAATCGAAATTGATGGCTATTCTACTCTATTTAGAAGAGTGTGTAGAATTAACATGTGTGCTTAATTGCGTTTAATGtgaaaaatagtaattttaataATTGACTTTTGCCTTTTAATATTTGTGATTCTACCTATCTTTCAatatatgaattaaaaaaaagtaataagagttagcaaaataaaataatattaaaagttTAAGAACATGTTTAATAacacaataatttaaaattctaaatataAAGTTAAAGATCTAAATTATAATATCTCTAGcctaaataattttaaattccCAATCATATGCCCTAATATAATGATTTATATTGTAGATTTTAATCTTATACTATAAATTCCTAAATTGCAAATATGAAGTGTTAAGCTTAGTGCATGTTTGGATTAACTTATCTttagcttataagttgctttAGATAAATTAAGTTAATCAAACTCAATTATATttttgggcttattttaagcacagcGTAATTTTAaatgtaaactttacctaaatcccataatggaaaagtctaattactatacatccctcattgtatcaaaattatccgatatccccttttttcaacttttctgatacattagttttgtatctgatacatcaattatctaatgagtaattaataaagatcatctatttatggataatatcttaatataagggatgattggttctttaaatcaattactaatctaattaatgggattaatttggttaaaaaaataacggttgtgaagttgaagattcaagccaaaaaaacagagcataaattcaaaccaacttcgatttcaatttttttccagttttggtgatacataagttatgtatctgatacatcaattgttaaaaaaatcaattgttatgtccatgaagattcaagccaaaaaacagagcgtcgtctcgaatggaaaaaacagagcatcaattcataccgaatttgatttcagttattttttcacttttgttgatacataagttatgtatctgatacataactttagctatagaatagttaatgtacatcagctatttatggataaaagattggctctttatatcaattactgatctattaaagaaggcgacagttatgtacgtgaattttaaaaattaatgtatcgaaataattaaatattgagaaatgagaatctgatacatgtgcatgatgtatcataataaataaaacttgattcatgtatcagaattcacaaaatgtgacacttatgaatattatactcgatacaagtttgatacagtagaaatataaaacataaactttgattttatattcgattttgacaccagagaaaaacatagtaaatctgatgtatggaaatattaaaacatattaaatctgatacattacagtttatgtatcagatacattaaaagaatcagaatcacctaaaatgtttactataaaaaaaaactactggACATCAATCAGTTCTCCTTGGTTTGGAGAGATGTCTCTCCTAGTtttttttggatcgtcgttatcgctaacacaaccatccatggccttctGACAACAATATCtccacctattgatgattcaaaatcatcaagaaaattagccctatatgccgttccgaatctcaatgggtgggacgggatcttcttgatgacgtatttcattccctgcattgacatgaaaatggttaaatacaacttgaactttatacataaatacgatgtatcatatgcattaaaatatctgatgcatgagatgagaatctgatacatacagaagatgtatcagaaacaattatatattatattctaatacataaatgtagaagtatcagaatcattaaaactttaaacatcaaaaaatgacacttacacatgatgtatcagaaatagtaaatctccaaaaaattgcatttgaaaaaaatattatgtatctgatacataaatgtatatgtatcagaatcattaaaacttgaaaataacaaatactgagacttaaagatgatgtatcaaaaataataattctcaaaaaattgcatatgaaacagacattatgtatctgatacataaatgcagatgtatcagaatcattaaacttgaaataacaaaaACTGAGACTTAAACATAATGTattagaaatagtaaatctcaaataattgcatttgaaaaagacattatgtatctgatacataaatgatatgtatcagcttcgttaaaacttgaaacaacagaaactgacacttaaacatgatgtatcagaaatagaaaatctccaaaaaaatacatttgaaaaagacattatgtatctgatacataaatgtatatgtatcagaatcattaaaaattaaaacaacagaaactgacacttaaacatgatgtatcagaaatagaaaatctccaaaaaaatacatttgaaaaagacattatgtatctgatacataaatgtatatgtatcagaatcattaaaaattaaaacaacagaaactgacacttaaacatgatgtatcagaaatataaaatctccaaaaaaaattccttttaaaaatacattatgaatctgatacataaatgatatgtatcagaatcattaaaaccttcacaaaattttcattctaaaacaaaaaacttaattgaacacatacctttgggagattagggcgtgttgtaaccccttcaatcttgttgtctatttctttgggtgcatgtttaactgtagctttcgacttcaatttctcacgtagcttattcatcactgttggatcgttacgatgtttggatctaacttcgtcgtaaccttcccaagacaAATTAGAACcaggagaaacaagaattcgttgatttttagtggattgtttgagaccatgaacggattccatTGAAGGAATGAGAAACAAAAacagaaagatttacagaagaaaacaaatgataaaaatttagaagatttttcaaagattttcagaagaaatcaaaatatacaaattttaggagaaatcagattgaatgaggatgaagtaaaattccatataaggaaagattgaaatataccttatttggaaccttgaaattgattaacagTTGAAGAGTAACAAATTAACTAGAGCAAATTAGGGCAAGAATAAAGGAATAGGCGGATGTATCAGAgaggtatagagagagaaagaaaaaagaggaaatttggaatttttttggtgtatatggaaataaaagtaaatatattagggaaatatgtgtaaaagggtaattttaccattttaaattggtcaatgaaacactcaaaagagtttaaaacaaattataagttgttttcaataacttataagtcaatccaaacggactcTTAGATATAAATACTATTTCATGCATTTCATTTTACTTAGATATGTTTAACtaatatgaaatttaaaaaataattaatatttttttaaaaaaaattaaccaaaaattttaagtttttaatATAGTTTATTATGATCATTATTGGAGAAAAAGCTCACAATAGTCTCTTATCTTTGGGTTAAGATTCAAAGTCATCCTTTAGTTTTCATATTGAGCACTAATAGTCCCTCATATTTGCAATATTAGTGTACTTTTGGTCCTCCCTCAaacttttgcctattttttaaaattaattttgtccACAATTTTATGTATAGAATGTTCAACcatctttttatatatatatatatgtataacttacataaatcaCATAGTGTAAAGGGTTAATTACTATTTTTCCCTACCCTtttttcaatttacaaaaatctcttaaaaACATGATAATTCGAATACATTAATTTAGTAATTCGGATACATTCATTCAGTAAttcagatacattaattcagtaattcagatacattaattgtgattttatttatCAGCAGGtaacatttaaagcatgatacatTGAACATAGAGATACTTTATGAATCAGAATTAATGTATCTGAAATACTGAATTAAGGGAGtataattagataatttttcctatatatatatttactagtAATAACAACTCCATGTGAGAGAAAGCTAGAAGAAGAACACATTTTCTGTTCAGAAGGAATATTATTGTAGCTAACCAAGAAAACCTTGACATATATATGACAttgtaagaaaagaaaaatttataCTATTGCACATGAAATCGACGTGATGAACCTCTCAATTATAACTACAATAATATTTCTACTAAACAGAATAAGGTGTTTTTCTTCTCACCTTCTCTCAcatgaaattattatttctactaaatatataaaaagacaATTGAacatttcatacataaaattACGGACAAAatcaatattaaaaatagataaaaatttcaaaaaagataaaaaatgcATCAATATTGCAAACCTAACGAATTACTAGTGCTCTACTCAAAAATGACTTTGAATTTTGATCCAAGGATAAGGGACTATTTTGAGctttttctcttattattgAGACCGTGCTTGAACGAGGCTAATTCAATCCAGTTTAAATTTAAAAGTGGAACAAAAAGTGAACTGTGCCGAATTTTTTCCACCTATTAAAGAGggttatatttatttaaatcttAATTTTGTATTAAAAAGTGATGATTCCGcaaatatatttcaaattttaattaaagggcagtccggtgcactaaagctcccgctatgtgcAGGGTCCAGAAaattttaccagttactccaaggctcttcttcaaattttaattaaacaCTAAAAAGAAATGTTTCACCACTAAATGATATTGTGCAGTGGATGAATGATTTTTTCTTAATCATAGATCTGAAAATCAAGTcttgaatatgaaaaaaatcttaaataGAGAAAATTATCTCTCAAATGGGATCTTATTCAATACAAATTCGAAttaatcaaatttaaatatGAGTATCAAACATGAAAATGAGTGGAAAAAATGGTCCTCCCGCACCATTTTTACAACCAAGAATACAATGACGTGTTGTTGTCTTTCCTACTCAAAAGGTTCAATTAATGAGGtctattattattttacaaAGCGTGTACAATGAGGTGTAAAacgaataattatttttgaaattatccttactaattatattttgtaaatttaaatttaactactaaaattttatatagttacttaataataaaattaatatcgaaagatcataataaatatttttaatttactaaAATAGAGCAAataggaaaattttattttgaattaaagACCGAGAAAAAAAAACAGGAGTATACAATAGAAAAATAGAGTAATATATTAACAATTCCTAATTTTGAAAAGGATGTAAAggaattatttattttcctcCAAAGTTATTACGCTGGATCCGTCCAAAGGTAAATGGATTCTCAATCTCAATATATATACTAGATAATCTTTGACCATATGTGCACAGACTCAATATTTACCTAATTATTGAATATTTCATCCCTAGGATAGTcttgtattttattaatttattgtaGAATTTGGACCTAACAATTAAGTAAGAAGTGATGGAAACGACAAAACTTATGAATGCAGAAGATTCTATTGAAACAGAAATCTTAATGATTCACCGGTCGAAATGACCGCACGTAACAACTTGGAGCAATATCAACCACACTCCTGACTCAAGTGTGTTACCCAAAAATGAGAAATTAATATAAGAATGTTAAATTATGTGTTCCTAAATCATTGCATAGTAAGTTGCAGTAATTATGGGGATATCCAACAATGAATGTattataaatgattttttaGTCAGATCTTGATGAGCATGTATTTTTCTTCAATGATCTCTTTATTATCTTGGGATGACTGGAAACTTCCTATTTTTTCTTGTAGTGAAAAAACTAGTGATACCAAAAAAACTCATGATCTGTCTATAGTCATGAAATTATATCTGACTGCTAATATCTCATATATTCAAGACAGATCGTGTAAGATTCTGTATGCTAATACCACACATCGGTCCAGAATTTCAATTACATGTGAATGTAAAGGAAATACTAAATATGATAGCATGGAAGAAACCTCTCAAGTAAagaaacttttaaaattaaattagaggAAACCACATTCTCTATCAATTTAAATTGTACAATAAGCATTGTGGAATGTATCATAAACTTAGGCTTATTTATTGACACGTGATTATATATTTCTTTCTCTGCTTCCTCAGGTAAAGCCTGTGCAACAACGTTTCTTCCTTGAAAAAACCGCaattatccaaaaatatttaccattatTGTTGGCGAAAAGCTCCTAATTCAGCACTAAACTCTTTTCTTCAGCACAAAAATAGTCAAGCAAACCAAAAAACAAAGCCCTCCCACATACTGTTAACAGAAATAAGGAACAAAATTTGAAGGTGTATTCTCTAAGAAGTGGAGAAAAGAAACGTTAGCAATTGCTCATTAATAGTAGAAAAGAAATGTGctcattatttattttgttttttcctcttttcttccttttgtttttttcttttttctatttgtGGAGGGGGTTGGTTGTTTTTTGTTGATTTCTGTCTGGAATTTGTGGAACTCCTACTAAATTCAGATTGTGCAAGTATTGCAACATTCATTTAGGGGTGACACTTCCAacgatttttttttcaatatccAAATTTCGAATTCAAGATCTCTAGTTAAGAGTTTAGTCTCATTACTGCACCACAATTCATATCGATGAAGTGGGTTGGTTAGAAGTATTCAAAAGTCTAAACTTCCTTGAAAGTTAAGATTGCTATTATATGCCttgtttatcttttttcttttttcttctttttcgtTTGGGGTTGGGGTAGGAGGGGGGGAGGGGTTGGAGGGTTAAAGTAagttttgaaattcaacttAATATCTTTCTAGAATTTATTTGTTGTCTATATATTATCTGATATCTCCTTTTTCACACGATTAATTTATTGACTTTCTTAAGTCAATAACACATTAATTGTGCGTGTTTAGTTAGATCTCCTAATCTAATGTAATGAATAATAAGGTGAAAAATTTAACCTTAGCTAAGAAAGTCCAGCTTAGGCTTTACAGAATAGCTAGATGAAAGACTTCAGCTTAAATGTTTTAGGAAAGAAAAATCCTAATTTGAATTcgcataaaaaatattattataagatTGAAACACTTTTCtattaaaaatgattttatttttaaagtttaatttcgaaattcttaataaaaaataaagaaatgtcTTATTAATCGACTTACTAACTTTTATGAAAATAAGAATGTCAAGGGAAAAacagaaagaaataaaaaagaatcaaaGCACATGTTTTCATTGGCCTAAAAGTATATTATTATGCACAACCAATTGCAATATAATATATTGTAATATTGTCCACCACATAATTTCATGTGCACAAAACTCAAGAATAATAATTCaaccaataaataaacaaaaaaaaactcaagAATAATGAAAGCATATTGCACTGGAACGTGGCTATATAATGGAGTATTCTaaccatatttttatttttaataaattatagcAAACACCCCTATTATCAGGGAAGATCCAAAGGTATTAGTAGAGGATTTTCGAGAATTCATTaacatttattttaaattcagTTATTATATTGtgaatttattaattatataagaaATGGATAGTTGAAATTTGGAAATCGACAATTACTATGACAAAGAAGGAACATTATTTCGATGTTTTTGTGTTTAACGTGGGATCGATTCCCCTTGAAGTTAGATattc
This window encodes:
- the LOC129885107 gene encoding uncharacterized protein LOC129885107; the protein is MNKLREKLKSKATVKHAPKEIDNKIEGVTTRPNLPKGMKYVIKKIPSHPLRFGTAYRANFLDDFESSIGGDIVVRRPWMVVLAITTIQKKLGETSLQTKEN